A genomic stretch from Sphingobacterium sp. ML3W includes:
- the fbp gene encoding class 1 fructose-bisphosphatase, producing MSGITTLGQFIIEKQADFPYAKGELSRLLRDIGIAAKIVNREVNKAGLVDILGDAGQTNIQGEGQKKLDVYADEQFIKALQSGGECCVVASEEHENPVYMQSGVSKNAKYIVCIDPLDGSSNIDVNVSVGTIFSIYRRLSDTGVSCNSNDILQHGTKQVAAGYVIYGSSTMLVYTTGKGVNGFTLDPSIGEFCLSHPDMKIPEAGHIYSINEGNYSKFPNGVKQYIKYCQMEDASTQRPYASRYIGSMVADIHRNLLKGGIFLYPTTSAHPNGKLRLMYECNPIAFIIEQAGGKATNGYQRILDIEPKTLHQRTAAFLGNSEMVELLEDFLEKYQ from the coding sequence ATGAGTGGTATAACAACACTAGGTCAATTTATTATTGAAAAACAAGCCGATTTCCCATACGCGAAAGGCGAGCTGTCCAGACTCTTGCGTGATATCGGAATTGCAGCAAAAATTGTTAACAGAGAAGTCAATAAGGCTGGATTGGTTGATATTCTGGGGGATGCGGGTCAGACCAATATTCAGGGGGAGGGACAGAAAAAGCTGGATGTGTACGCTGATGAGCAATTTATTAAAGCACTTCAAAGTGGGGGAGAATGCTGTGTGGTTGCCTCTGAGGAACATGAAAATCCAGTTTACATGCAGTCTGGAGTTTCTAAAAATGCAAAATATATTGTTTGTATAGATCCACTGGATGGTTCGAGTAATATTGATGTGAATGTTTCTGTAGGTACCATTTTTTCGATTTATCGTCGGCTTTCGGATACCGGAGTATCGTGCAATAGCAATGATATTCTGCAACATGGAACCAAGCAGGTTGCAGCAGGATATGTCATTTATGGAAGTTCAACAATGTTGGTTTATACCACTGGGAAGGGCGTGAATGGTTTTACATTGGATCCTTCGATTGGTGAATTCTGCCTATCACATCCCGATATGAAGATTCCCGAAGCTGGCCATATTTATTCGATCAATGAGGGAAACTATTCTAAATTTCCGAACGGCGTTAAGCAATATATCAAATACTGCCAAATGGAAGATGCTTCTACCCAGCGCCCCTATGCGTCACGTTATATTGGTTCTATGGTTGCCGACATTCATCGTAATCTATTGAAAGGAGGGATATTTCTTTATCCAACCACCTCTGCCCATCCGAATGGAAAATTACGATTGATGTATGAGTGTAATCCGATCGCTTTTATTATTGAACAAGCCGGAGGTAAAGCGACCAATGGATATCAACGTATTTTAGATATTGAACCAAAGACATTACACCAACGAACAGCAGCTTTTCTGGGGAACTCCGAGATGGTCGAACTCCTCGAAGATTTCCTGGAAAAATATCAGTAA
- a CDS encoding L,D-transpeptidase family protein, with amino-acid sequence MLRILVFISFVSIVFFSCKENLPTYGDVLAKGFEQKSYKEFDTTAYLKVFHEVYSKQKSKLHNPSWMKELSDSTEGMTLIAGHLFDGSIDTLLNYFERSEEHGIRSSYFHTTEIKETLFSLRKLKPKDVAESYPLLAKLDLLGTDGLVAYVSSIKYGVINPKRLYGRYFVPQKRMNYAGVVHLLDSVEIGPLMAGIQPKNQYYIQFQDLLENGNLDNAQRTKVLMVLEKLRWMGESFPEKYVIVNIPEQRLHIMEDGKTSQLMNVCVGETDNPAYTRKGENHETPVMQGILDAMQVNPVWNIPSSIVKKELLASVRNNPNYLASRNMVAYYKGKQVDPSTVNWQSDSVEKFRFKQNPGSDNSLGNVKFLFENAYSIYLHDTPAKQMFGQTNRAVSHGCVRVEKPVDLAGYLVNNEKQAEKIAKEITTDSITKSRWVTLKRQMPVYLTYYTTWLDDDGKMVSYPDIYGYDPRLKEAMKKYWTN; translated from the coding sequence ATGTTACGTATTTTAGTTTTTATTTCCTTCGTTTCAATTGTATTTTTTTCCTGTAAAGAGAATCTTCCGACTTATGGCGATGTGCTCGCAAAGGGTTTTGAGCAAAAATCCTATAAAGAATTTGATACAACTGCCTATCTGAAGGTATTCCATGAGGTGTATAGTAAACAGAAGTCCAAACTGCATAATCCGAGTTGGATGAAGGAGTTGTCTGACTCTACCGAGGGGATGACTTTAATCGCTGGCCATCTATTCGATGGCAGTATTGATACCCTATTGAATTATTTTGAACGAAGCGAAGAACATGGAATTCGTAGCAGTTACTTTCATACAACAGAGATCAAGGAAACTTTATTTTCTCTTCGTAAACTGAAGCCTAAGGATGTAGCGGAATCTTATCCGCTTCTGGCCAAATTGGATCTTTTAGGGACAGATGGCTTAGTGGCTTATGTAAGCAGTATAAAATATGGTGTAATCAACCCAAAACGTTTATATGGAAGGTATTTTGTTCCTCAGAAACGTATGAACTATGCTGGCGTTGTGCATCTATTGGATAGTGTGGAGATTGGACCATTAATGGCTGGAATTCAACCAAAAAACCAGTATTACATTCAATTTCAGGATTTGTTGGAGAACGGTAACCTGGATAATGCGCAAAGAACGAAAGTATTGATGGTACTTGAAAAATTACGTTGGATGGGGGAGTCTTTCCCCGAGAAATATGTTATTGTCAATATTCCTGAACAGCGACTACACATCATGGAAGATGGAAAAACCAGCCAATTGATGAATGTGTGTGTTGGTGAAACGGATAACCCGGCATATACCCGTAAAGGTGAAAACCATGAAACTCCGGTCATGCAGGGCATCTTGGATGCCATGCAGGTCAATCCTGTATGGAATATCCCAAGTAGTATTGTGAAAAAAGAATTATTGGCAAGTGTACGGAACAATCCCAACTATCTAGCTTCACGTAATATGGTGGCATATTATAAAGGAAAGCAGGTGGATCCCAGTACCGTAAATTGGCAATCCGATTCGGTGGAGAAATTCCGTTTTAAACAAAATCCGGGTTCAGACAATTCGTTGGGTAATGTGAAATTTTTGTTTGAAAATGCTTATTCGATCTATCTCCATGATACACCTGCCAAACAAATGTTTGGACAGACTAACCGCGCTGTGAGCCATGGTTGTGTGCGCGTTGAAAAACCCGTAGACCTGGCCGGTTACCTAGTCAATAATGAAAAGCAGGCTGAGAAGATTGCAAAAGAGATTACAACGGATTCTATCACCAAGTCGCGTTGGGTAACACTGAAACGTCAGATGCCTGTATACTTGACTTATTATACCACCTGGCTTGACGATGATGGTAAAATGGTTTCTTATCCAGATATCTATGGGTATGACCCACGTCTGAAGGAGGCGATGAAAAAATATTGGACAAATTAA
- a CDS encoding DUF3943 domain-containing protein: MKQHSGTYRSILFLFINLFTPLFGTLVFANSTASGSNYTSQFVVPFSILNPSLLTDSTQLKSSTDSIIPIGPSKKMTDSITVSMQQTKWISDRINAKLPDSIVNYQKKNFLRAGIEWFSIQAIPASVNYFIRKDPVSHISFKNFFSHLKFSAWTWDDNLFATNQIAHPYHGQFYFNSFRSNNFSFLQSTLATVAGSYIWETAGETEPPSINDIINTSFGGTILGEMTHRLSHHVLARPSLTKGQRNKKEILAMLINPMNGLNRLLDGRWGNTTKGAVIDSSLVHTEVELGIRRFDAKEHNVLSRGKNDIYARIKLIYNNDDVDKKKPFDDFFLNLEIGSDDSSMVNAVNVYASLYGNRILSNLTGRHRGIVSAHFDFLRNEAFYYGSQSINYNIFSNYNISKRTKLTTILGGGPVVLAAVPDPYLHFGESRTYDYGPGADVRASATLSTLNRFKFGIDYRGGYFVTISGNKSHHYLHTASTSASVRIWKNFGVNLYSGYFRLEGHYQDHNNVNKDYPFIRLALAYNSEY, from the coding sequence ATGAAACAGCATTCAGGTACATATCGTTCTATTTTATTTTTATTTATAAATCTATTTACCCCTCTTTTTGGAACCTTGGTATTTGCTAATTCCACAGCTAGCGGATCCAATTATACAAGTCAGTTTGTCGTACCATTTTCAATCTTAAATCCCTCATTGCTAACAGATAGTACGCAGCTAAAATCATCAACAGACAGCATAATTCCTATCGGCCCCTCGAAAAAAATGACGGATAGCATCACCGTATCCATGCAACAGACGAAATGGATTTCCGATCGGATCAATGCCAAATTACCCGATAGTATCGTAAATTATCAAAAGAAAAACTTTCTACGGGCTGGAATCGAATGGTTTTCTATTCAGGCCATACCTGCTTCAGTCAATTATTTCATACGGAAAGATCCTGTCTCCCATATTTCCTTCAAAAATTTCTTCAGTCATTTGAAGTTTTCCGCTTGGACCTGGGATGACAATCTCTTTGCTACAAATCAGATCGCCCACCCTTACCATGGTCAGTTCTATTTCAATTCATTCCGATCCAACAATTTTAGTTTCCTACAGTCTACGCTTGCGACAGTTGCCGGAAGTTATATCTGGGAGACAGCAGGTGAAACAGAACCGCCTTCGATCAACGATATTATCAATACCAGTTTTGGCGGAACAATTCTCGGTGAGATGACTCATCGTCTTTCACACCATGTGCTCGCCAGACCAAGTCTTACAAAAGGACAACGTAATAAAAAGGAAATTTTGGCGATGTTGATCAATCCGATGAATGGTTTAAATCGGCTGCTCGATGGCCGTTGGGGAAATACAACCAAAGGTGCCGTGATTGACAGTTCTTTGGTTCATACCGAAGTGGAGCTGGGGATCCGCAGATTTGATGCCAAGGAGCATAACGTCCTGAGCCGGGGAAAGAATGATATCTATGCGCGCATTAAACTGATTTACAACAACGATGATGTCGATAAAAAGAAACCATTTGACGACTTCTTTCTAAATCTTGAGATTGGATCAGATGACAGCTCTATGGTCAATGCAGTTAATGTTTACGCTTCTCTCTATGGGAATCGAATATTATCCAATTTAACAGGCCGACATCGTGGTATCGTTTCCGCTCATTTTGATTTTTTGCGTAATGAAGCGTTCTATTATGGATCACAAAGCATCAATTACAATATTTTTTCCAATTATAACATCAGTAAACGGACCAAGTTGACCACCATTCTGGGTGGTGGCCCAGTCGTACTGGCCGCAGTACCAGATCCCTATCTTCATTTTGGCGAAAGTCGTACCTACGATTATGGCCCCGGAGCAGATGTCCGGGCATCAGCAACACTAAGTACGCTAAATCGCTTCAAATTTGGTATAGATTACCGTGGTGGATATTTCGTCACAATCAGTGGCAACAAATCTCACCACTATCTTCATACCGCATCCACCAGTGCATCTGTGCGGATCTGGAAAAACTTTGGGGTCAACCTTTACTCCGGATATTTTAGACTTGAAGGCCATTACCAAGACCATAACAATGTCAATAAAGATTATCCTTTTATCCGTTTGGCTCTAGCCTACAACTCCGAATACTAA